A region of Bacillus cabrialesii DNA encodes the following proteins:
- the spoIIP gene encoding spore autolysin SpoIIP, producing the protein MRNKRRNRQIVVAVNGGKAVKAIFLFIASLIVIFVLSGVLTSLRPELRPSSDSFYGIAEELPGDVFAHLLRMENHYFASDLSQTDSSFHLSRLSLKLATSINLEDPRSFLGRELPGFAQFDTEILLAGQGTDYTNMPAESPPPSKVMEEEREANVAEIEKQQTQSDNAKKDPPKQTTGDKKVVFVYHTHNTESYLPLLKGETDPDMARHSKANVTLVGDMFGKALESQGIGATVNKSDIQAKLNKKGLNYARSYDESRPVVKDALASNKNLQYIIDIHRDSRRKKDTTATIKGKSYARVAFVVGKKSKNFEENYKIASELHKLMEKKYPGLSTGVFSKGSPGDNGVYNQDLTDRALLLEFGGVDNNLEELQRAADAAADVFSEMYWNAEKVNAESGETKKQ; encoded by the coding sequence ATGAGAAATAAACGCAGAAACAGACAAATTGTTGTTGCGGTAAATGGAGGGAAAGCGGTAAAAGCCATCTTTCTATTTATCGCGAGCCTTATTGTGATTTTTGTTCTATCCGGTGTGCTGACGTCTCTCCGGCCGGAACTCAGGCCGTCGTCTGACTCTTTTTATGGGATTGCTGAAGAATTGCCGGGTGACGTGTTTGCACACTTGCTGAGGATGGAAAACCATTATTTCGCTTCTGATCTTTCTCAAACCGACAGCTCATTTCATCTTTCGCGTCTTTCTTTGAAGCTGGCGACAAGCATTAACCTCGAGGATCCGCGGAGCTTTCTCGGCCGGGAGCTTCCGGGGTTTGCACAATTTGATACCGAGATTCTGTTAGCTGGACAAGGCACGGACTATACGAATATGCCAGCGGAATCTCCGCCGCCGTCAAAGGTAATGGAGGAAGAAAGAGAAGCGAATGTGGCAGAGATTGAAAAACAGCAAACACAATCAGACAATGCGAAAAAAGATCCGCCGAAACAAACAACAGGTGACAAAAAGGTTGTCTTTGTCTATCACACGCACAATACGGAATCATATCTCCCTCTATTAAAAGGCGAGACCGATCCCGATATGGCGCGCCATTCTAAAGCCAACGTCACGCTCGTAGGAGATATGTTCGGAAAAGCGCTAGAATCCCAAGGCATCGGAGCCACAGTGAACAAATCCGATATACAGGCAAAACTGAACAAAAAAGGCTTAAACTATGCCAGATCCTATGATGAATCAAGGCCGGTCGTCAAAGATGCGCTCGCCTCAAACAAAAACCTGCAATATATCATTGACATCCACAGAGACTCACGGCGAAAGAAAGATACAACAGCAACGATTAAAGGGAAAAGCTATGCCCGGGTAGCCTTTGTCGTCGGCAAAAAAAGCAAAAACTTCGAAGAAAACTATAAAATTGCAAGCGAGCTTCATAAGCTGATGGAGAAAAAATATCCAGGACTCAGCACAGGTGTCTTTTCAAAAGGCTCGCCAGGCGATAATGGTGTTTACAATCAGGATTTAACCGACAGAGCGCTTTTGCTAGAATTTGGCGGAGTAGATAACAATCTCGAAGAGCTCCAGCGTGCGGCTGATGCGGCAGCGGACGTATTCAGTGAAATGTACTGGAATGCTGAAAAGGTCAACGCGGAGAGCGGCGAGACGAAAAAACAATAA
- a CDS encoding YqxA family protein, which yields MIAYFGKCLLLVTIMFLGVLFGMQQANNGMLSMKGYHDPSLKGAFTLTDGKNNEKEASILGETVTAKDLEEKQKELEQVETFNMFSKAGKALSDTVTNSAQSMYEWIRDLNQ from the coding sequence TTGATTGCATACTTTGGCAAATGTTTGCTGCTTGTCACGATCATGTTTTTAGGCGTCCTGTTCGGCATGCAGCAGGCGAATAACGGAATGCTCAGTATGAAAGGCTATCATGACCCTTCACTTAAGGGAGCGTTTACGCTCACCGACGGAAAAAATAATGAAAAAGAAGCCTCGATTTTAGGAGAAACAGTCACCGCAAAAGATTTAGAAGAAAAACAAAAAGAGCTGGAACAGGTAGAAACGTTCAATATGTTCTCAAAAGCCGGAAAAGCGCTTTCGGACACCGTAACCAACTCTGCCCAGTCGATGTATGAATGGATACGGGATCTGAATCAATAG
- the lepA gene encoding translation elongation factor 4 has product MTDKEKRLERQSRIRNFSIIAHIDHGKSTLADRILEKTSAITQREMKEQLLDSMDLERERGITIKLNSVQLKYKAKDGEEYIFHLIDTPGHVDFTYEVSRSLAACEGAILVVDAAQGIEAQTLANVYLALDNDLEILPVINKIDLPSAEPERVRQEVEDVIGLDASEAVLASAKAGIGIEEILEQIVEKVPAPTGDPEAPLKALIFDSLYDAYRGVVAYIRVVEGTVKPGQKIKMMATGKEFEVTEVGVFTPKATPTNELTVGDVGFLTASIKNVGDTRVGDTITSAANPADEALPGYRKLNPMVYCGLYPIDTAKYNDLREALEKLELNDSALQYEAETSQALGFGFRCGFLGMLHMEIIQERIEREFNIDLITTAPSVIYDVYMTDGEKVVVDNPSNMPDPQKIERIEEPYVKATMMVPNDYVGAVMELCQGKRGNFIDMQYLDANRVSIVYDMPLAEIVYEFFDQLKSSTKGYASFDYELIGYKPSKLVKMDIMLNGEKIDALSFIVHRDYAYERGKVIVEKLKELIPRQHFEVPIQAAIGQKIVARSTIKAMRKNVLAKCYGGDISRKRKLLEKQKEGKRRMKQVGSVEVPQEAFMAVLKMDDSPKK; this is encoded by the coding sequence GTGACAGATAAAGAAAAGCGTTTAGAGAGGCAGTCGAGAATACGAAATTTCTCTATCATTGCCCATATTGACCACGGAAAATCGACCTTAGCGGATCGTATTTTAGAAAAAACGTCGGCAATCACTCAACGAGAAATGAAAGAACAATTGCTCGATTCTATGGATCTTGAACGTGAACGGGGCATAACGATTAAGTTAAACTCTGTTCAGCTTAAATACAAAGCAAAAGACGGAGAAGAATATATTTTCCATCTGATTGATACACCAGGGCACGTCGACTTCACGTACGAAGTATCCCGAAGCCTTGCTGCCTGCGAAGGAGCGATTCTTGTCGTGGATGCAGCACAGGGAATTGAAGCGCAGACGCTCGCCAATGTCTACTTAGCGCTTGACAACGATCTTGAAATCCTTCCGGTCATCAATAAAATCGATCTTCCGAGCGCCGAGCCGGAACGCGTGCGACAAGAGGTGGAAGATGTTATCGGCCTTGATGCATCAGAAGCCGTGCTTGCTTCAGCAAAAGCCGGTATCGGGATTGAGGAGATATTAGAACAGATCGTAGAAAAGGTGCCTGCTCCGACCGGAGATCCGGAGGCGCCGCTCAAAGCGTTGATCTTCGACTCGCTTTATGACGCCTACCGCGGTGTCGTGGCGTATATCAGAGTCGTTGAAGGAACGGTAAAGCCGGGGCAAAAAATCAAAATGATGGCAACCGGCAAAGAATTCGAAGTAACAGAAGTCGGCGTATTCACGCCGAAAGCGACTCCGACAAATGAACTGACGGTCGGTGATGTAGGATTCCTGACTGCCTCAATCAAAAATGTCGGCGACACGCGTGTCGGTGATACGATAACGAGTGCTGCAAATCCTGCAGACGAAGCGCTGCCGGGATACCGCAAGCTCAACCCGATGGTGTACTGCGGTTTGTATCCGATTGATACAGCGAAATATAATGATCTAAGGGAAGCCCTTGAAAAACTTGAGCTGAATGATTCCGCCCTTCAATATGAAGCGGAAACTTCACAAGCGCTTGGGTTCGGATTCCGCTGCGGATTTTTGGGTATGCTCCACATGGAAATCATTCAGGAGCGGATTGAGCGTGAGTTCAACATCGATCTGATTACGACAGCGCCAAGTGTTATCTATGACGTGTATATGACAGACGGCGAAAAGGTCGTTGTTGATAACCCGTCCAACATGCCGGACCCTCAAAAGATCGAACGGATTGAGGAGCCGTACGTAAAAGCGACGATGATGGTGCCGAATGACTATGTCGGTGCCGTAATGGAGCTTTGCCAAGGCAAACGCGGCAACTTTATTGATATGCAGTATTTAGACGCAAACCGTGTCAGCATTGTCTATGATATGCCGTTGGCGGAGATCGTCTATGAGTTTTTTGACCAGCTGAAATCAAGCACAAAAGGCTACGCGTCGTTTGATTATGAACTGATCGGCTACAAACCGTCCAAGCTTGTGAAAATGGACATTATGCTGAACGGTGAAAAAATCGATGCTCTGTCCTTTATCGTGCATCGTGATTACGCGTATGAACGAGGAAAAGTGATCGTTGAGAAGCTGAAAGAGCTTATTCCGCGTCAGCACTTTGAAGTACCGATTCAAGCGGCGATCGGCCAGAAAATCGTGGCCCGCTCTACCATAAAAGCAATGCGTAAAAATGTATTGGCTAAATGTTACGGAGGGGACATCTCGCGTAAACGGAAACTTCTTGAAAAACAAAAAGAAGGAAAACGCCGAATGAAGCAGGTCGGCTCAGTTGAAGTGCCGCAAGAAGCATTTATGGCAGTCCTGAAAATGGACGACAGTCCGAAAAAATAA
- the hemW gene encoding radical SAM family heme chaperone HemW has product MKSAYIHIPFCEHICHYCDFNKYFIQSQPVGEYLNALEQEMINTVAKTGQPDLKTIFIGGGTPTSLSEEQLKKLMDMIVRVLKPSSALSEFAVEANPDDLSAEKLNILKEAGVNRLSFGVQTFEDDLLEKIGRVHKQKDVFASFERAREIGFDNISLDLMFGLPGQTLKHLEHSIDTALSLDAEHYSVYSLIVEPKTVFYNLMQKGRLHLPPQEQEAEMYEMVMSRMEAHGIHQYEISNFAKPGMESRHNLTYWSNEDYFGFGAGAHGYLNGTRTVNVGPVKHYIDLIAEKGFPYRDTHEVTTEEQIEEEMFLGLRKTAGVSKKRFAQKYGRSLDELFPSVLKDLTEKGLIHNSESAVCLTHQGKLLGNEVFGAFLGEL; this is encoded by the coding sequence TTGAAATCAGCTTATATCCATATCCCATTCTGTGAGCATATTTGCCACTACTGCGATTTCAATAAATATTTTATTCAAAGCCAGCCTGTCGGCGAGTATTTAAACGCGCTCGAACAGGAAATGATAAATACAGTTGCAAAAACAGGCCAGCCTGACCTCAAAACGATCTTTATCGGAGGAGGCACGCCGACCTCTCTCTCTGAGGAACAGCTCAAAAAGCTGATGGACATGATTGTCCGAGTGCTGAAGCCCTCAAGCGCCTTATCGGAATTTGCGGTTGAAGCGAATCCGGACGACTTGTCCGCTGAGAAATTGAACATTTTAAAAGAAGCAGGCGTAAATCGCCTCAGCTTTGGTGTCCAAACGTTCGAAGACGATCTGTTAGAAAAAATCGGCCGAGTGCACAAACAAAAAGATGTATTTGCCTCATTTGAAAGAGCGCGGGAAATCGGTTTTGACAATATCAGTCTTGATTTAATGTTCGGGCTGCCGGGACAAACCCTCAAGCATCTGGAGCATTCCATAGACACCGCTTTATCGCTGGATGCGGAGCATTATTCCGTATACTCACTCATTGTAGAGCCGAAAACGGTATTTTATAACTTGATGCAAAAAGGCCGACTTCATTTGCCGCCGCAGGAGCAGGAAGCCGAAATGTATGAAATGGTGATGAGCCGCATGGAAGCTCACGGCATTCATCAATATGAAATAAGCAACTTTGCCAAGCCGGGCATGGAATCAAGGCACAATCTGACGTATTGGAGCAACGAGGATTATTTCGGCTTTGGAGCAGGAGCCCACGGATATCTCAACGGCACACGGACAGTAAACGTCGGACCAGTCAAACATTATATTGACCTGATAGCTGAAAAAGGTTTTCCGTACAGAGATACACATGAAGTGACAACAGAAGAACAAATTGAAGAAGAAATGTTTTTAGGTTTAAGAAAAACAGCCGGTGTCAGCAAAAAACGATTTGCCCAAAAATACGGACGTTCACTGGATGAACTTTTTCCAAGCGTATTAAAAGACCTTACTGAAAAAGGACTGATTCACAATTCGGAGTCTGCCGTTTGTTTGACTCATCAGGGGAAATTATTAGGTAATGAAGTTTTTGGCGCTTTTTTGGGTGAGTTATAA